The genomic segment GCCGCACAGCAGAGCCACGGACACGAGGCGTTTCGTGTGCCGGCGCCCCGCGGCTCTTGTCCCGGACCTTCATGCACGCCCTGAGGGTCGCCCTGATCAGGTCGACGGTGATCTCCTCCGGGTTGTCGACGCTCGGCGCGCCGTAAGGGTCGTGTCCGGGGGAGCACCGGCGGCGTCCATGGTGGACAACGAGAACAGCAGCTTCACCGGTCCGCTGGCCACCACGCTGTTCTACCGGCTGTTACCAGTGCCGGCCATGACGCCCGCGCCCTGCGAGAGAACGAGCAGGTCGCCGCACAACGCCGCGCAGACGCGCTTGTCCTCCTCGCCTGTGACGCCGCCCGGTCCGTCCGCGCCTGGTCCGGTCCCCGTGGAGGGTGGCGGTGGTGTGGGCGGCCAGGGCCGACAGCGCGCCGAGGGCAATCAGGATGTCAGGGCGTTCACCAGTGCGCCCTGGGCCTCAGATCACGGCTTCCAGCGCGACCGGCGGGAGCCTTCTGGTCGCCTTCACCGGTGCAGGGTCGCATTCCTCCGCAAGCAGCCGGCATCAGGGAGGGAGATGTGCCCGGCGGACACGTCCTCCTCCCTGCGGCTGACCTTCAGCTGCCGCCGACCGACAGGGCCCGCACGCGTACCGCCGGCATGCCTGTGCCGTACTGGGACCATTCGGGCGTGTCTGACACCGCTTCGACGTCGCGCAGCAGGTCCAGGATGTTGCCGGCCACGGTAAAGACCTCCAGCGGGTGGGTGACGTCACCGCTGTCCAGCCAGAAGCCTTCGGCTTCCAGACTGAATTCGCCGGTGTAGGGATGTGCGCCCGCGTGGCCGCCGGAGACGCCGGTGAGCAGCACGCCGGTGACGCCAGCGCGGATCTCGGCGGCCGGCGTGCGGCCGGGTTCGAGCAGCAGGTTGCTCGGCCCGACGCCCACCAGGCCCTGGTACCCGGGGCGGGAGGCGTGCCCGGTGCTCTGGGTGCCGGCGCGCGCGGCGGTCTGGGCGTTGTGCATGAACGCGGTCAGGCGCCCGGCACTGAGCAGCGTCAGGGGCGCGCTGGGACAGCCTTCAGCGTCGAAGGCACGTGAGTTGAGCCCGCGCGGCAGGGTGGGATCGTCCACCAGGGTGATCAGCGCGCTGCCGATGGTGTCGCCCAGCCGGCCGGCCAGCGGGCTTTTGCCTTCTTCCACCATCTTGGCGCTGAACATCCCGGCAAACAGGCTCAGCAGTTCGCCCAGGCACTCACCGCTGATGACGGCCGGGAACGTGCCGCTGGGCGCCGGGTGGGCGCCGAGCAGCGCCACGGACTTCCGAACGGCGTTCAGGGCGGTCTGGGTGGGGTCCAGTTCGGTGAACTCGCGGGTGAACTGCCAGTCACCGCGCATCTTGTTCTGCCCGTTCTCGCTGACCAGCGGCGCGACGAAGTGATGCGCGTACAGGGCCTTGAAGCCGCGGGAGAGCCCCTGGGTGTTGCCGACCAGGGTTTCGGAGTCGCTGTCGCCGTAGCCGCCGTAGGGCACGCTGGTCACCCGGGGGTCGGCTTCACGGGCGGTGCGCTCAAGCGCGATGGCCACCTGCACCTTCTGCTCGACCGTCACGCCGCTGAGGCCTTCGCCGTGCAGGTCCAGGCTGGGCGGCTCACCCCAGGCGACCAGCGCCGAGCCGGCTTCCGGCGCCACCAGCTCAGCGTTTTCCAGGGCGCTTTGCAGGGCGCGGTCAAGCGCGGGACGCGCGAGGTTCTCCGTGAAGCTGTACCCCCACGCGCCCCGCACCAGGGCGCGCAGTCCGACGCCCTGACGGCCGTGCAGTTTGAATTCGCTGACCTCACCCTGGAAGGCGCGGACGCTGGTGGAGGTGCCGCGCGTGGCGTAGACCTCAAGCGCCACACCGCGGGTCCGGGCGGCGCCCAGCAGGTACTCGCGGGCCTGCCCGATGGTGAGCTGTTCGGTGCTGGTGCCGGTCATGCGCGTCCTCCCACGGTGATTTCCGAAACGAGAATGTGAGGCTGGCCCACGTCGGTGGGCAGGGACCCGGACACGCTGCCGCACATGCCCTGGCCCAGGCGGAGGTCGCCGGCCACGCCGACGATGTTGAGCAGGTCCTGCGCGCCGTTGCCGACAAGCGAAGCGCCGCGCAGCGGCTCGGCAATCTCTCCGCCGCGGATCATGTAGGCCTCGTTCACCGCGAAGTTGTAGTCCCCGGTGCCGGGCGTGACGCTGCCGCCGCCCATCTTGCGGGCGTAGATGCCGTGCTGGACACTGCGGATCAGGTCGTCGGGGGTCTGGGTGCCGTTGTCGATAAAGGTCGAGCGCATGCGGCTGGCCGGCGCGAAGGTGTAGTTCTGGCGCCGGCCGGATCCGGTGCGGGCGTAGCCGGTGTTCAGTGCGCCCACCCGGTCGACCATGAATGACCGGAGCACCCCGTGTTCGATCAGGGTGGTGCGCTGGGCCGGCATGCCCTCGTCGTCCACATTCACCATGCCCCACGAGCCGGGAATGGTGCCGTCGTCGACGGCGCTGACACACTCGTGCGCGATGCGCCGCCCCATCTTGTCGGCGAAGACACTGGCGTTCTTCTCGACCGCGGTGGTTTCCAGGATGTGCCCGCAGGCTTCGTGGAAGATCACGCCGCCGAACGCGTTGCCGATCACCACCGGCAGCCGGCCGGCCGGCGCGTAGCCGGCGCGCAGCATGACGTTGGCGATGCGGGCGGCTTCGGCGCCGACGCTTTCCGGGGTCACGTCGTCATAGAATTCCAGGCCGCGGCTGGCGCCGGGCCCGTAGTGGCCGCTTTCTCGCAGCGTGCCGTCCTGGGCGATGGCGCTCACCATCAGCCGGGTCTGGACGCGTTCGTCTTCGGCCCACAGGCCTTCGCTGTTGGCGATCAGGACGCGCTGCACCCGGTCGAGGTAGCTGACGTCCACCGTCCGGACGTCGCCCACGCCAGCGGCCGCCCCGTGCGCGCGGCGCATCAGGGCCAGCTTGTCGCGCCTGGCGGCTGTCAGGGGATGCTCGCGGGCCACGTACAGCGGCGTGACGTCCACGCGGCGGAAGTCCAGGCCGCCGGCGCCGCTGCGTTCCACTTCGCCCTGCGCGCCGCGCGCGCTGGCCACAGCGCCGGCCAGGTCGCGCAGGCCGCTGACAGTGACGTCGTTGGTGTAGGCGTACACCACCCGGGTGCCGTACAGCAGCCGCAGGCCGGCGCCGAAAAGGTTTCCGCCGCCGGCGTCCTTGACTTCGCCCTGGTGCAGGCGCAGCGTCGTGTTGACGGTGTCCTCCACGAACAGTTCGGCGAAGTCGGCGCCTCCGGCGCGGGCGAGTTCCAGTACCTCACGGACCATGGTTTCGTCGAGCATCAGTCTCCTTCGTGGGCTTCACCGGGGGCCAGTGGCAGCGGCGATCCGGGAAAGCCCATCAGCGCCAGGGTGAACAGTTGGGCGCCACGTTCTTCGGATTGTTCCGCCTGGGCGATGGCGGCCCAGGCGGCGCGCAGCACCCGGTCGTAGGCGGCGGGCGTCAGGCGGGTGACCCGCGTGAGCAGCTGCGCGGCGTCGGGCGCGGCCGTTAATTCGACGTCCCGTGGGCCGGCGTCCAGGTCCAGCAGCGTCAACGCACGCCCTTCAGGCGCCTGACGCTGCGCGGGGGCGGTCAGGAAGGCGTCGGTGAGCGCAGCCAGCAGGGGCCGCGCCGCGCTGGCCCCCAGGGTGCCCGCCAGTTCAGGCGGCACCACGAAGCGCCGCGCGGCGGGCCGCAGCCGCTGGCCCCGTCCGGGGCCCGGGGCCGGGATCAGCAGGCCCAGGCGGCGCAGCCGCCCGACGTGATACGTCACGCGGGGCGCCGGTTCGCCCAGGCGGCGGGCCGCTTCGCTGGCAGTGGCGCCGCTGCGGAACTGGCACAGCAGGTGTGCGCCGTACCGGACGTCAAGCAGCGCGCGCAGCTGCGGGTCACTGCTGAGCACGAACATCCCGGTTGAAGGCACGCGCTTCACTGTGCGCCACAGATGCTTCAAAAAAAAGTGCACATCCTGAAACAGCGCCGTGACCGGCCATTTCGCTGAGGGGCCCGGTCACGGGAACGAACAGGGCTGAAGCGCGGGGCGCTGGTTTCAGCGGAAGGTCTGGCTCATCGCGTGGGCGTAACGCAGCAGGCCGTCACCCCAGCCGCCGAGAATGAACGTGCCCCGGTACGTGTCCGGCACGATGGTGTCGCTGTACCCCGCCACCTGCACGAGGTACACCAGCACCTGCGGGTTCACCTCACGGCGGTACGTCTGGATCAGCCTGGGCACGTCGATGGAGTGCCCGCCGCCCGGCCAGGCGTAGTCGCGGTAGGCGGCGGGGTCCTGGCCGAACAGCCCGCCGTGCCCGGCCTGCATGTCGCTGTACACGAACACGTGATCCCAGTGCTGCCGCTCCCGGATCGCGCGGTCCCAGAACAGCCAGATGCCCGTTTCGGTGCTCATACCGATGCCGTCCGCGAGCCGCTCGGCACGCTCGAGGGCCGGCATCACGCGGCCCTCGACGCGGAAGGTTTCCAGGTGGTCACCAAAGACACCCACGTGCCCTTCGTCGGCCCGGCGGGCCGTGAGCACCGCGCTGAGGTTGGCGATGGTGCTGACCTGCATCTGCCCCATGCTGGACGTGGCGGCGCCCTGCGCGCTGCCGCTGTTGTCGCACAGGCTCATCACCCGCCCCCGGAAGTGGGGCAGCGCGCCCAGGCTGACTTCCAGGGCGTCCTCGACAGCGTTCAGCACCTCAGCCGGCGCACCGGCGTCCTTCACGGCCCGGTACGCGCTGTAGTACCGGAACGGCAGCTGCCGGCCCGCGGCGGCCCCGTCGACCAGCGTGCGGGTGTAACGCTCAGGTGCCACGCCGTGCTGGACGAGGTTACGCAGGTTGCGCAGCAGGGCCATGTGGCCCATCACGCTCACGGCCTGCGCCCACTGCGCCGGGCCGCTGCCCCGCGCGCTGATCAGGCTCTCCCAGGTGTTCCCTTCGAGTTTCAGCTCGCCGCGCATCAGCGCGTCGATGGCGGGACTCCGGGCATGCACGAGGTTCACCACGTCGAGGGTCTTCACCGCCCGGCCGTCCAGGCGGTACTTCGCCAGGACGCCTGGGGGCAGCTGCTCCAGCGCCGCCTTCCAGGCTTTTTTCAGGCTGTTCGGAATCGGCTTGCCGAAGGCGCTCAGCTGGTAGGCGAGGCCGGTGGCCGGCTCGTCCGCGCGGCGCAGGACCTGCGGCGCGAACTCGCGGATCAGGCCGGTGCCCCGCACGGCCGCGTGATGAGCGGCGCGCACCAGAATGACCTGCGGCGTGACGCGGAGGTTCCACGCGCCGCGCAGTTCGGCCGCGAGGCGCAGGGTGCCTTCCGGATCGGCATTCAGGGCGGCGTCGATGGCCCGCTCGAGACGCTGGGCCGGTGTGGCCGCGCGGCTCTCCTGCGGATCCAGAGCGCCGAGCGTGGCGTTCAGGTGGGCCCGTTCCGCAGCGCCGAGGGCACGCCCATGTACGCGCCGCGGGCGGGTGTCCGCCGGATCCTGGGCGTAGTACATCGGCTCGCCGAAAAAGCAGCTGGCGGCCGTCACGCGCAGGACCTGCAGGGGATCGGACAGGTCGTAGGCTGGTCCGCCCATAAAGTTCAGGTGGGCGGCAGACGCGCTGTGCTTGCGGTTGAGTAGACCCATGGGCATGACCTCCTTGTCATGCAAGTGCACAGAAAAAGGCCAGTGGGAGAACGGCGCACTCCGGTGTGGTTTCTTTTCGGAAGAAGGAACCGGAGAACTCACTGCCCACTGGCTGGATTGAACGCCCGGAGAACATGTCGCGGCGGGACACAAAGTGCTCTGCCACTGAGCTACGCCTGTGGGCAGGCGGCAGGGATCGAACCCGCGACCACTCGATTAACAATCGAAGGAACCGCCGCTCTCACTGCCGGGCGAAGGGCAGTATGCCTGGAACCCGCTCCCTGTCGCCATTGGCGCTTTCGCGCAGCGGCGGTAGGCGCTTTGACGCACCGCTGCGCGGCATGAAACACCTGTCGGTTGCAGCTCACCGTGTCAGGTGGGCGGAGCCATGAGCCGTGTCGTCAGGTGTTGCTGGTCGGCCCGGGAGAGTCCGAAGGCCTCGAGGTACGCCGCGGTCCCACCCCAGGTGGTGTCGAGATGCTCCAAAGCGCTGAGGATGTCCTGTTCTCGACTGACCAGAAACGTTTCCAGCCGCGCCCGTTTCTGAGGATCTGCCTGGCGGGCCAGCAGCGCTGCATACAGGTCCCCCACCTGCTGATCGGTCTGCGCATAGTCCGCCGCAATCTCTGCACGCGCGGTCCCGGCCAGTTCAAGTGCCAGTGCGACGACCAGACCGGTCCGGTCCTTGCCCAAATGGCAGTGAAGCAGGATCGGTCCTGGAGGAGCGTCGTGGATGGCGCCAAAGATGGTCACGATCTGATTGGCACTGTGATCGAGAATCGCGCGGTAGTGCTCGCCATTGGTATTCGCCGCCTGAATGGCGGTGTTGAGCGTCCGGTTCCGGTACGGCAGCAGCGGCAGGTTGAGGTAAGAGGGCGCGCCGACAAAGGGGGCCGGATGAAGGCGCCGCTCTTCCCGATTCCTGAGATCAATGATCCGGCCCGGCCCGGTGGACAAGAGCTGGGCCCGACCAGGAGGGGTCAGGAAAGCGAGGTTCGCGCTGCGGATCAAGCCGGGCAGCACCCACCGGGTGTTGACGCTTCCCTCCCAGGGGAGCGTGCGTTCAGTCGTGAGTGGCACACCGCATGATGCCTTGCCCCGGCGGGAGAGGTCGACGCCGCTCATTCCAGTAGCCGGGACTGGCAGGCTTTACAATAAGTGACTCTCCACAGTGCGGGTCCTTTCAGTCTTTGCGGCGTCCCTGGCGGGGGACGCATAAGGCGGCCCTGCAAAACGGCGCTGGCCTGGACTGCTGACGTGAAACCCTGCAAAGCGCCGAAGTGCTGTCACGGAAACCGACAAAAAGGTGCAAGGTGCAAGGTGCC from the Deinococcus taeanensis genome contains:
- a CDS encoding tyrosine-protein phosphatase; the encoded protein is MSGVDLSRRGKASCGVPLTTERTLPWEGSVNTRWVLPGLIRSANLAFLTPPGRAQLLSTGPGRIIDLRNREERRLHPAPFVGAPSYLNLPLLPYRNRTLNTAIQAANTNGEHYRAILDHSANQIVTIFGAIHDAPPGPILLHCHLGKDRTGLVVALALELAGTARAEIAADYAQTDQQVGDLYAALLARQADPQKRARLETFLVSREQDILSALEHLDTTWGGTAAYLEAFGLSRADQQHLTTRLMAPPT
- a CDS encoding TldD/PmbA family protein, which encodes MLDETMVREVLELARAGGADFAELFVEDTVNTTLRLHQGEVKDAGGGNLFGAGLRLLYGTRVVYAYTNDVTVSGLRDLAGAVASARGAQGEVERSGAGGLDFRRVDVTPLYVAREHPLTAARRDKLALMRRAHGAAAGVGDVRTVDVSYLDRVQRVLIANSEGLWAEDERVQTRLMVSAIAQDGTLRESGHYGPGASRGLEFYDDVTPESVGAEAARIANVMLRAGYAPAGRLPVVIGNAFGGVIFHEACGHILETTAVEKNASVFADKMGRRIAHECVSAVDDGTIPGSWGMVNVDDEGMPAQRTTLIEHGVLRSFMVDRVGALNTGYARTGSGRRQNYTFAPASRMRSTFIDNGTQTPDDLIRSVQHGIYARKMGGGSVTPGTGDYNFAVNEAYMIRGGEIAEPLRGASLVGNGAQDLLNIVGVAGDLRLGQGMCGSVSGSLPTDVGQPHILVSEITVGGRA
- a CDS encoding TldD/PmbA family protein; this translates as MTGTSTEQLTIGQAREYLLGAARTRGVALEVYATRGTSTSVRAFQGEVSEFKLHGRQGVGLRALVRGAWGYSFTENLARPALDRALQSALENAELVAPEAGSALVAWGEPPSLDLHGEGLSGVTVEQKVQVAIALERTAREADPRVTSVPYGGYGDSDSETLVGNTQGLSRGFKALYAHHFVAPLVSENGQNKMRGDWQFTREFTELDPTQTALNAVRKSVALLGAHPAPSGTFPAVISGECLGELLSLFAGMFSAKMVEEGKSPLAGRLGDTIGSALITLVDDPTLPRGLNSRAFDAEGCPSAPLTLLSAGRLTAFMHNAQTAARAGTQSTGHASRPGYQGLVGVGPSNLLLEPGRTPAAEIRAGVTGVLLTGVSGGHAGAHPYTGEFSLEAEGFWLDSGDVTHPLEVFTVAGNILDLLRDVEAVSDTPEWSQYGTGMPAVRVRALSVGGS
- a CDS encoding TROVE domain-containing protein, with product MHDKEVMPMGLLNRKHSASAAHLNFMGGPAYDLSDPLQVLRVTAASCFFGEPMYYAQDPADTRPRRVHGRALGAAERAHLNATLGALDPQESRAATPAQRLERAIDAALNADPEGTLRLAAELRGAWNLRVTPQVILVRAAHHAAVRGTGLIREFAPQVLRRADEPATGLAYQLSAFGKPIPNSLKKAWKAALEQLPPGVLAKYRLDGRAVKTLDVVNLVHARSPAIDALMRGELKLEGNTWESLISARGSGPAQWAQAVSVMGHMALLRNLRNLVQHGVAPERYTRTLVDGAAAGRQLPFRYYSAYRAVKDAGAPAEVLNAVEDALEVSLGALPHFRGRVMSLCDNSGSAQGAATSSMGQMQVSTIANLSAVLTARRADEGHVGVFGDHLETFRVEGRVMPALERAERLADGIGMSTETGIWLFWDRAIRERQHWDHVFVYSDMQAGHGGLFGQDPAAYRDYAWPGGGHSIDVPRLIQTYRREVNPQVLVYLVQVAGYSDTIVPDTYRGTFILGGWGDGLLRYAHAMSQTFR